Within the Telopea speciosissima isolate NSW1024214 ecotype Mountain lineage chromosome 4, Tspe_v1, whole genome shotgun sequence genome, the region ACATAGATAGATGGTGGATGCTTCTTGCGGAGGTACATTCATGCATAAGAGTGAGACTGAGGCTTGACAATTGTTTGAGACCCTGAGTGAGAATTCATTGCATCATGTGTCGGCCTCTAGGACTAAAATTCCCATGACTGGACCCCATAGAAAAGGTGGTCTCTATGAGGTAGGTCAATCTGTGGCCATAAACACCAAAGTGGACATGCTCTCTCAAAATTTAGATCGTTTGTTATCTATAGGGCAAATTCCTAAGCCAACAAATTCTCCTCAAACCTTTCAGGATGTGTGTACTCTTTGCGCCAATCCTTCTCATTATATGAGTGAGTGTCCCTTAGCTGGGCAATTCCCTGAATATGTTCAAGAACAAGCCCAGGCTGCATAGAGTTTCTCTAAACCGGGTAATGATCCATTCTCTAGTACTTATAACCCTGGTTGGAGGAACCACCCAAACTTTGGTTAGAAATAACCTAATGGATTCCAAGCTCCACCCTATAGGCAGAATTTTTCCAATCAACAGAATGCCTATAGAGAGCCGCAACAACCACTTCCTCCACCGCCTATGAGTTCATCATTAGAGGAAAAGGTGATGCGTGCCTTGAATGGGTTAGACCAAAACACTCAACTCTGACACTCCCATACTCAATCTCTCACTAAGTTAGAAACTCAGTTGGGTCAGTTAGCTGATGCCATAAGTAGGAGAGAAGAAGGTCAACTACCAAGTCAGGTGGTAGGAAATCCTAACAGTCAGCCTAGTCACCGAGTTTTCCATGAATAAGCTAAGGCAGTCAtgactttaaggagtggccgagTATTGGGAACCCCTGGACAGAGTTCCCCTGCAGAGAATTCTGAGAAAGAGGTGAGTCCAAAACCTAGTCCTAAAGCTTCCCAAGTTTCCGAGGACCATGAGATTGAACAAGTTGGGGAGGGTAACAACCCTGATGTTTAGATGCTTAGAGCCCCTTTTCCCTCTTGTTTAGAATCTCCAGCTTCTTCTACATTTGGCAAGAAGGGTGCaagaatggaagagatgatataattgttcaaacaagtccagatcaatctcccccttctagatgctatcaagcaagttccaGCTTATGCTAAGTTCTTGAAAGACTTATGCACTCAAAAGCGTAAGCTGAAGACCCACATTCCTAAGACTATCCATCTTACTGAGCAGGTTAGTGTAGTCCTGTCTAATCAAATCCCCTCTAAGCTTAAAGATCTAAGAGCCCCTCTTATATCTTGCACCATTGGCAAACTTGCCATTAAGCGAGCGCTTCTTGATCTAGGGGCGAGTGTTAATATTTTACCTAGCTCAGTTTATGatcattttttgggtttggagaatTGAAGCCTACAGGTTATGCTCCAACTTGCTGACCGTTCCATTAAAGTACCTAGAGGTTTCATTGAGGATGTGTTGGTTGAAGTAGATGAGCTCTATTTTTCGGTGGATTTCCTAGTCCTTGACATGGAAACACATACTAATGGGAAACCACAGTCGATTATCTTAAGACGTTCATTTTTTGCTACTACCAATGCTTGCATCAACTGTAGATCAAGTGCATTGGATATTCCTTTGGTAATAAGAAGCTCCAATTGAACATCTTCAATGCTTATTTAGGGCCCCAATGCGAGGAAGAGTGCTTCCGTTGATGTTATAGATGAGGTAGTAGCAGAGTGCACACTGGTGATGTTAGCAGATGACCCATTGCAGCAGTGTCTGGCCTTCTCTAGAGGTGATGATTTTGATATTGATGCGTATACTACTGAGGTCAATGCGTTATTAGATGGCTCTACTCCTCCTGTCCATCCTTCGTGGACTGTCAAGTATGAGTTACTTCCTTCCCTGGCTAAGAAGCCACCATTGAGTTCTATTGAGTCCCCACCGGTGTTGGAATTGAAACCATTGCCTGATTTATTGAAATATGCTTTCTTGGGATCGAATGAGACGCTACCTATCATCATTGCTTCCAACTTGACATCTGATCAAACAAGCAAACTGTTGGGTGTTCTCAAAGAATATAAAGCTGCCATCGGGTGGTCTGTGGCTGATTTGAAGGATATTAGCCCATCGATTTGTATGCATCGTATCTACTGGGGCTAAACCTTTTCGGGATGCACAAAGGAGATTAAATCCTAAACATGTGCAAAGTTGTCAAGAAAGAGGTGGTAAAATGGTTAGATTCAGGCATTATTTACCCCATCTCTGACAGGAAGTGGGTGAGTCCCACtaaggttgtgcctaagaaatcGGGCATCACTATCATTGAGAACGACCAGGGTGACAAGGTCCCTACTCGTACAACCACAGGTTGGCGGGTATGCATTGATTATAGGAAATTGAACGTCATCACCTACAAGGAGCACTTCCCTCGCCCTTTCACAGACCAAATACTTGAGAAATTAGCAGGCTAAAGCCATTATTGTTTCCTAGATGGCTATTCAGGTTATAATCAGGTGTTGGTGTGCCCAGAGGACCAAGAgaaaaccactttcacatgcccctaTATTACATTTGCTTTTAGGAGGATGCCCTTTGGTTTGTGTACTGCACCCATCACCTTCCAGAGATGCATGATGTCTATCTTTTCTGACATGGTGGGGGAGTTTCTCGAAGTCTTCATGGATGATTTCTCTGTATTTGGCTCTTCCTTTGATGATTGTCTCTCCAAGTTTACTAAAGTTTTGAAACGTTGCATGGAGACAAATCTGGTTTtgagttgggagaagagccatTTCATGGTTCAACAAGGGATTGcgcttggtcacattgtgtctcAACGTGGGATAGAGGTTGATAGGGCTAAATTTGATGTGATTGCCAATCTCCCACCCCCCACTTCTATTCGGCAGATCCGTTCCTTTCTAGGCCATCTAGGCTTTTATAGGCGGTTCATTAAAGAATTCAACCATATATCGAGATCCTTGTGCAATCTCCTTGCCAAGGATGCACATTTTATCTTTGATGATGCCTGCCTCCAAGCCTTCAATACCCTTAGAGCTTCATTCTCTAGAGCACCCATAATCCAGGCCCCGGATTGATCCCTGCCATTTGatattatgtgtgatgcctctgactATGCGGTTGGAGCTGTATTAGGACAAAGAGTCGACAAAAGACCCATTGTCATATATTATGCGAGCAGGACATTCTCAAAAACCCAATTGAATTATACTACCACTGAGAAAGAGTTGCTAGCTGTAGTATTTGCTCTCGATAAATTCTGGTCTTATCTCTTAGGATCCAAGGTTGTGGTGTATTCTGATCATGCTCTTAGGCATTTACTTGCCAAGAAAGACACCAAACCTAGATTAATTAGATGGATTCTTCTGCTGTAAGAGTTTGGTTTAGAAATTTGGGACAAAAAAGGTTCCAAAAATGTGGTAGCAGATCATTTATCTAGGATCTTAGTTGAGTCTCCCTCCACCACTGAGTTGGTTAGAGAATCCTTCCCTGATGAGCAATTGTTTGCAGTTTCTCATACTCCTTCTCCTTGGTTTGCACATATTGTGAACTACCTGGCTATTGGGAAGCTTACTGATAGTTGGAGTAAGCAAGAGAAAGATAGATTCTTCTCACAGCTAAAGTTCTATTATTAGGAGGACCCGGAATTATTCAAGTACTGTCCTGACCAAGTCATTCACTGTTGTGTCCCCGAGAGTGAGTTTCATAGTATCCTTACCTTTTATCACACTCTTGCATGTGGAGGGCATTTTAGTGGCAAGAAAACTACTGCCAAGGTTTTACAAAGTGGTTTCTTTTGGCCTACTATTTTTAGAGATGCCCATGAGTTTTGTCGCAATTGTGTCCAATGCCAGAAAGTTGGAAATATGTCTCGTAGAGATATGATGCCCCTTAATCTTATTCTAGTTGTTGAGATCTTTGATGTGTGGGATATAGATTTCATGGGACCTTTTCCTTCATCTTTCGGCCTTGAGTATATTTTGGTTGTGGTAGACTATGTGTCTAAGTGGGTTGAggcattagctactcgaaccaATGATCACAATGTGGTGGTTAAGTTTGTACAGAGCCATATTTTCAGTCGCTTTGGATTTCCACGTGCCATCATTAGTGATGGTGGCTCTCATTTTAAGGACTGGATTTTTGGGGCTCTACTGCGAAAGTATTTTATTACTCATAAGATTACCACGTCGTATCATCCACAGACCAGTGGTCAAGTAGAGGTGTCCAATAGGGAGATCAAGCACATTCTTGAGAAAACGGTTAGGCCGAATAGGAAAGATTGGTCTTTGAGACTCGATGATGCATTGTGGGCCTACCGTACTACTTACAAGACTCCCATTGGCATGTCCCCATACTGATTGGTATTTGGGAAAGCTTGTCACTTACTTGTCGAGTTGGAACACCGTGCTTTGTGGGCCATTAAacaatttaattttgatatggTCAAAGGTGGTTCCACCCGTCGTCTTCAACTCTTAGAGTTGGAAGAGATGCACAATGATGCGTATGAGAGCACACATATTTATAAGGCTAGGATAAACAATTTTCATGATAAACATATTGTCCGTAAGTCTTTTGAGGTTAACCAGAAAGTTTGGCTTTTCAATTCCAAGTTACGCCTCTTTCCTGGTAAGCTTCGTTCTCGTTGGGATGGCCCCTTTGTGATCATTAAAGTGTCGCCCCATGGTGCTATTACCattcaaaatcctaaaacaggGCACTCTTTCAGGTTAATGGGCAGCGTCTGAAGCCCTATGTGGATGGTATTATAGATGGTCAGGTCATTGAGTCTGTTGATGTGATTGACCCAATTTATGAGTTTTCTTAAGCCCCCACTCTTTGTCTGGCTGAAGACAGTAAACTTAGCGCttgtgggaggcaacccaccATGTtactttggtttttatttttcttagttttttagGTAGACAGTAGATAGCCATGGCAGGTGCGGGTTGATGATCGTCGTTCTCCACTTCACAAGGTTGTATTGctcctttcctttgtttttatttgtttcccaTTGTTTTATAATGTCATATTCTTTTGCATGCCATTGGGGACAATGTCATTTAAGTTGGGGAGGGCACAACTTTGAACTTTGATCTTTATTACGAATTCATGctgaaattttatttcaatctaGAGCATTCAATGTCGTTATCAGGAGTTATAGTAGGTGATTCTAGAGTTTGTTGATGTTTTTACCAGTTATTTAAAATTAGAACATTATTTCTCTTCCATTGTTGGTTAAATTTTTGCTTGAGATATGGATTTTCATCTTTAGTGAATGTTTATGATGATTCATGTGTAACTATGCAAGTCTTTGTggttgaaaattttccaaaatcatgCATTTATGACTTCTTCCTTAGTAACCGGGCCTCTTTGTCACAAGCATTGAGTTTCGCGTCAAACAGCTGGAATGtctataaaaaattaaaaaaataaaaaaaaataacttccTACTTAGTAACCGGGTCTCTTTGTCACAAACATTGAGCTTCGCATAAAACggttggaaagttgaaaaaaaaaaaaaaggtttgacTCTTTAATCCAGTCTTGACTTGTAGCCTATTTAGGTTGAGTAAGTAAGTCCGAGGGGTgtttttacacctaattccttaaagccctCTGGCTTGAGAGTAATTGACCCAAAGCTCGCTGCATAATCCATCTAGAAAGCTTAAGGGGTCAGGACATTGCACTGAttgaagaagttaaaaaaattttaaaaaaaaaaagagagaaaaaatataataaaaaaataaagcatgATAATGAATAGTGGACTTGTGTAACACTTGGACGTTATGACATAGCTTAAGATGAGTGATTTGAATGTATGAGTAGGAGTTGGCTAACTTGAAAGagtttcttgttctttgtttaGATTTCTGTTGGATTTTATTGACATGCTTAAGGGTCCTTGCTATTGATTATTTGATGATGATTTTACTTGCTTTTGAGTGGTTAAATTAAGCTGATGGAGTGATAAGCAgagaagtttttattttctttcactcGGGACGAGCAAAAGTCTAAGTTGGGGAGTGTGATCGGGCTGTAATTATGCATTAAGTTTCTACTTAATTGTTGGTTCCAATTTAGTATCTTTGGTTTAAATTCCATTATGCTATGTAATTGTGATTGCAGGGTGTTACAAGGTCATGCACATAAAAgatgctgaatggaaggattttATGCAATTTAGGCACCGGTCTACCCATGGATTGACTTACATGTGATCAAGGGTGAGATGGAAAGAAGTTTCattgaagacccaagggcattgAAAAGATTTCACCTCAAATTAGAAGTATGACCAAGAAATTGGGCAACAAATGACAATCAAGCACAagggcataatcataattttagaaaattagaaattttcagaagatatccgataaTGGGCTCATATTGTCCCGaacattaattggagcaactttaattctcagaTTATGTCCATCCAGGATCAGAATgaagagatattttcaaaaagtggaTTTTGATCAAATTGGAATTTAGGATGATTttagatttaaataaaaaaaaaactccctctctccttccctAATTCTATCTCTCTCATGTCCCTTTcgctctccttctctctcccaaCTTTCTCTCATGCCTCTCATCTCTCACGACTCCCTcacggactctctctctctctcattttcttctctccatctctcacgctctcttttgtttttccctAATATTTCTTTTGAAGAACGGCTCCTCCCTCCTAGAACGCTCTCTCCAACATCCACAACCGAGCACAATACCACTCACCATCATTCTATTCTTCGTCTCATtgtctcctcttctctcttcttcttcttcttctaaggatTTTCCTAGACAGCATTCTGCAAGAAGACCAGCCTCACCATTAAAACCGCTCCAGCTCTCTATCTGCGTATCACGTTCATGGAAAATCACCATTCCTGCCCCCTATTAGTTAGCCACATGAGTGGTTAAGTATCTTCTGCCTTTAAGTGTGATGAAGCAATGaattttgttaattaaatttatggatgatacatttgattgcttgatgctaagacttataattttatttcattaaatggATTTTATTGCTAAATCTAGTTTAGGGAATTTGTTTTTTCGATTCATCTTCtctattcaagcaatggtattccTGTGATTGTAATTGAAACCGATGATAATCTATAACTGACTGAACTAAGCGTGCTAAGCCAAAAGCGAAAGACGATAGTGATCGGCAAGATAGGTTATAACTAGGTCGAATTGCAATTTATCATTCTGTGGTGTCATTAGGCTTGTAGCTGTAATGGATCGTAAGTGTATGCCATAGATTAACTAATGAATCAATGTGGATACGAAACCTGAAGAcagtctctctctttcatctctcaaattgatttttagtATCCCTTATAGTTAATTAAATTATTGTCTTTTTGTTTAGTTTAATCAAAATCCGAAACGACTATATTTCATCCTTAGCattttagccttccagttctcCGTGGATTCGATCACTACTTACCACTGTTCTATTAGTTCTAAttaggatttattttttatcacatAATGACACGATCAGAGCTATCGCCCAGTAAAAAATGACATTGCCAATCATGCTCACAATATAACatgcaattaaaatttcattttctatttataaGCATGGCATCATTCCTtatcatttgaataataatcatTCAATCAGTCAATTTTCATAAATCTTTCCATCGTTTATCTTTCGGtaacatttcattcattttatcatttttaatttcatttctgTCTTAAACTTCCATCCAGCATATCTCCGTCGTACTACCGAAGTAGCTCTAGTGacaaaccactagaatgggttCAGTTGTACCATTGAATTGGCTCCAGTTACAAAACACTGGAATGGGTTCAATGATGGCATCAACACCCTTCTTCATAGGCACTTCCTGAGCACTGGGTCGTATGTTGGCTGGGCCCGTCGGCACttaactttcttttcattttcattctttgttaaTCATTTTCAGCCATCATTCATAGAATCTTGTACCATTTACATTCCCATTAATAACCATAAGATCATTCAACATTCAACCATATAGAGACCTAACATAGTCATATCAAGAAATCTTTACTCAATATCACCATAAACATTGCATAAACATATATGTATTCATTCTACAATATTAACCATTGATTAACAATGCTTCCTTATCAACACTTTTGCATTCCGATCGTCCAATTAAAGTCGGCCTTCCGAGGGTCcttgttcttcaaaaaaaatcccaaaacctaGGGTTCTTAACTTGGATCCTCAAACAAGTTcaaaatctcttcaatccaAGATAGGTTCTAGTGGAAAAGATCAATTGTAAAATTCTGTTATGTCACTATTTTACCTACAATGATatcaaaatacaaaataaatacttaCAGTGCTTAATATTGAATAAGATCTGTTAGCGAGATTAGCACACCAGATATAGTAGGGAATCTGGTATATAGGGTTGGTAAGGGTAATCGGGATTCCATAGCTGTTGATGGGTGTAATTGGGACTCTATGGGTTGCTCATCCTTATCCTATCACGAGTGTTTGGTGTAATTTTCTATTTAAGAAAGAAGATCATCCTCCTCACAATCAAGAGTGAGTATAGGGATTTCCTGCTGTAGACGTAGGCTTCCAATCCTGGAAAGATGAACCACGTTAAGTCTTTCATCTCTTGCTCATTGTTTGCTTATGCGCTGATcgtgaacatggtatcagagctttattATGTTCTGAGTTGATTATGCTTACTACAATCTTGTCGATCTCTTCTCCTGCAGATAAGTCTTGTTCTCTCGTCTCTGTTTGTTGTTTTTTACTGCTATGGCTGCCATGGATAAACCTTCTGGTTCATCCCCTTCATCTGAGATTAATAAATCTACCAAGACTCATAATTGTCTTACATCTCTCACCCTTAATGGCCTTAACTATCTGCCTTGGGCTAGAGCTGTGACTATTGCCCTTGGTGGGTTCAAAGCTTGGCTATATTAATGGTGCCATCAAACCTCCTGATCCTACTGATCCAAAACTTAGTGAATGGCAGGCCAACGATAACTTGGTCATGTCCTAGTTATTCAATTCAATGGATCCTCAAGTATATGAAATTTTTGCTTACTCGGATACATCTAAAGCTTTATGGGATTCATTGAAAGACATGTATGGACAAGTAGAAAATGTTGCTCGTGTGTTTGAGTTACAACAAGAACTCTCACACATGGAGCAAGCTCCAAATCAATCCTTCACCGAGCATCTCAGTAATATGAAACGTAAGTGGGACGAAATGAAGTTGTATCGCCTTCCTACTGCCTCGGTTGAAACCTATGCACAACGAGAAGAGCAGGATCGAACCTTTCAATTGTTGGCAAGTCTGCGATCTGAATATGAAGACCTAAGGAGATAGATGTGAGTCCTACTCTGCCCTCTTTCGCTTTAGTTTGTGCCACAGTTCACCGAGAAGAAACTTGTCGCCATGCCATGACTTGTAATCCTAAATCTGGTAGCGAGGGGGTATCTGAAAATTCTGCCCTTGCTGCCAATGGTAGTTCTCAAGGGCAGCGGTCTTCATCCTCTTCGTCTTGTGGGCGCGGCGGTAAAAATCATGGGTGCTATCACTGTGACCATTGTACTCGTGATGGCCACACCAAGGA harbors:
- the LOC122659396 gene encoding uncharacterized protein LOC122659396, coding for MTLRSGRVLGTPGQSSPAENSEKEVSPKPSPKASQVSEDHEIEQVGEDAIKQVPAYAKFLKDLCTQKRKLKTHIPKTIHLTEQVMLQLADRSIKVPRGFIEDVLVEVDELYFSVDFLVLDMETHTNGKPQSIILRRSFFATTNACINCRSSALDIPLGPNARKSASVDVIDEVVAECTLVMLADDPLQQCLAFSRGDDFDIDAYTTEVNALLDGSTPPVHPSWTVKYELLPSLAKKPPLSSIESPPVLELKPLPDLLKYAFLGSNETLPIIIASNLTSDQTSKLLGVLKEYKAAIGWKWVSPTKVVPKKSGITIIENDQGDKVPTRTTTGYNQVLVCPEDQEKTTFTCPYITFAFRRMPFGLCTAPITFQRCMMSIFSDMVGEFLEVFMDDFSVFGSSFDDCLSKFTKVLKRCMETNLVLSWEKSHFMVQQGIALGHIVSQRGIEVDRAKFDKVGNMSRRDMMPLNLILVVEIFDVWDIDFMGPFPSSFGLEYILVVVDYVSKWVEALATRTNDHNVVVKFVQSHIFSRFGFPRAIISDGGSHFKDWIFGALLRKYFITHKITTSYHPQTSGQVEVSNREIKHILEKTVRPNRKDWSLRLDDALWAYRTTYKTPIGMSPY